The window CAGCACGTGATCGGCGGTGAGCAGCACGTCGTCAACTTGCAGGCACACCTGGCCAGGGCAGTGACCGGGGACGTGGATCACGCGGAACACGCCGTCGAGCAGGTCGCCATCGTGCAGCACATCTTCCACGGGCATTGAGCGCACGCCGTGTTTCGCGCCGCTGTACATCGCGAGCATGCGCGCGCAGCGCGCATCGTCCACCCCGGCGCGCCGCAGAAAGACGCCCAGACGAAAGCGCATAAGGGTCAGGCGCTCTTCGTGGTTGACGATCACCCGCCGATCCAGTTCGTGCACGGCGAGGGGCGCGGAGGTAAGGCTGCGCACGGTGCTGAGGCCGCCGTGGTGATCGATATGAGCGTGGGTGAGCACAATGCGATCAATATCCGCCCAGTTCACCGCTTCATCCCACTCGTCGCGAATGCGCGCCATTCCCCGGAGCAGGTCGGCATCGCTGGAACCCTGCCCGCTGCCGGTGTCCACTAAGGCGACATAGTCGCCAGCGATGACCAGATGCACATAGGCGCGAAGCGCCGGAAAGACCTGCACGGGCAGACGGTAGATGCGCGCCCCGCCTGCCGTTTCATAGCGGGTAATCCCCTCCTGAACCATAGCGCCAGACCTCCTCGGAATCCGCGCGGAGCCAGTGCCTATTGTACGGCACGACGGGCATGGGCGCTTCAGGTTAACGGAACTATACGCCCGGTAAGGGTGACTTCCTGCAAGCGCAGGCGCATACCTGCTACAGTAGGGCGGCAGGAGGATGGCGCATGACCCACATTGAGCATGAGTTGAACCGGCATCTCATCCATCTCAGCCGCACGATCGGCGCCCGTCCGGCAGGATCGGCGGCGAATGTGGCCGCGGCAGGCTACATCGCGCGCAGCCTTGAGAGCGCCGGTTTTACGGTCGAACTTCAGGCCTACCAGTGCCCGACGTGGGAGGATCTGGGGACAACGCTGGAGGTGGGGGGCGTCGCGGCGCCGGTCGGCGCGAATCCCTTCTCGCCGCCCTGCGACGTCCAGGCGCCTGCGGTGGCGGCCGGCGCCCTGGCCGAGCTTCAAACGTTGCCGATGGGCGGGCGGGTGGCGGTGCTCTACGGTCAGGTGGCCGCGGCGCCCCTGGCGCCCGGCTCCTGGCCGTGGAGGGGCGAGCACGACTCGGCGATCCTCACCGCCCTGGAGAAAGGCGCGCCGGAGGCGGTGCTGATGGTGCAGACGCACGCGGGGGCGCTGGCCCGGTTGATTGAGGACCCCGATTTCCCGCTGGCTTCGGCAACGGTCTCGGCCGAGGCGGGATTGCTGCTGGTGCGGCAGCCGGGTGTGCCGGTGCGCCTGCGGATCAACACTCGGCGCGGCATAGGCGGCGCCTGCAATGTGATCGGGCGGCTGGGAGGGCAGGATGAGCCGCGTGTCCTCCTCTGCGCCCACTTTGACACGAAGATCGACACGCCGGGCGCTTCCGACAATGCGGGGGGCGTAGCCGTGCTGCTGGCGCTGGCGGAGATGCTGGGAGCGCATCAGCTCAGCATCGGCCTGGAGGTCGTGGCCTTCAATGGCGGGGAGTACCCGCCCTCGGGCGCCGCGGAGTACATCCGCCAATCCAGCGCCGATCTCGAAGCGGTTGTCGCGGTGTTGAACTTCGATGGCGTCGGGCAGTGGCTGGCGCCCAACAGCATTGCGCTCATTGCCGGTTCGCCAGCCTTCGCGGAGGTGTTGCAACAGGTGTTGCGCCGTTACCCCGGCGTGGTCCGGGCGGCGCCGTGGCTGGAGAGCGATCACGGCTTCTTCGCGCAGCGCGGCGTGCCCGCCGTAGCCTTCTCGGCTGCCGCCCGCCAGCCGCTCGAGCACACGCGCGCCGACACGGCGGACTGGGTCAGTCCGCCCCGGCTCCGCGAGGCGGCCATGCTCGGCGCCGAGATCGTCGCTGCGCTGCGGGGAAAAAGCCCGGCCTGGAGCCGCCCTCCCCGCGGGATTGAAAGCGTCGCCCCCTGATCGGCCGTGGCGGGAGCTCAGCAGGGGTTTTCGGCATTCCAATGCGCTTACGGTCCTTACCCCCCGCCCCCCTCTCCCGCAGGCGGGAGAGGGGGGAGTTGGGCGTCCCAATGCCCCGGATGGCGCATGCGACGCGAGCATGCGCCGGAAAAAACCCTACACCTGAGAACGTGGCGGGAGGTGGCGTGGGAGAGCGAAGCCCTCCCCGCGAAAGGTTCTTCCTCGCAACCGGGCCGGCAGGCCCTTACAGAAACGCGCTCATCCCTGTAATCGCCCGGCCAACGATCAACGTATTCATCTCGTGGGTGCCCTCGTAGGAGTAGAGGGCCTCGGCATCGGCGAAGTAGCGCGCCACCTCGTGCTCGAGCAGAATGCCGTTGCCGCCGAGGATACTGCGCCCGATGGCCACGGTCTCGCGCAAGCGTTCGCCGCAGAACGCCTTGGCGAGCGAGGCGCGCTCCTGGCTGATCTTGCCGTCGCGGGCCTGGAGCTGGCTGAGCCGCATGCAGAGGGTCTGCATGGCGGTCACATTGCCCAGCATACGCACCAGGCCGTTTTGCACCAACTGGAAGCCGGTGATGGGGCGCCCGAACTGGATGCGCTGGTTAGCGTACTCCAGGGTGCGTTCGTAGGCGCCCATGGCCACGCCGGTCATCGCCCAGGCTACGTGGCCGCGGGCCATGCCCAACTGGCGGGCGACATCGCGGAAGCTCCGCACGCCGGGGAGCCGGTTGGTTTCGGGCACGCGCACCTGTTCGAGGCGCACATTAGCGTTCTGCACTACCCGGAGGGCGGTCTTGCCCTCCAGCTTCTCGATGTGATAGCCGGGCGCGCCGCGTTCAACGACGAAGGCCTTCACCTGGTGGTCGCTCATGTCGCGGGCGAAGACGATGTTGAGGTCGGCGAAGGGCGCGTTGCCGCACCACTTCTTGGCGCCGTTGAGCACCCAGCCGTGCTCATCGCGGCGCGCCGTGGTCGTCAGCCCTGCCGCTGCGCCGGAGCCGACTTCGGGTTCGGTGAGCGACCATGTGCCGATCAGTTCGAAGCGCTGCATTGGCCCCAGCCAGCGCCGCTTCTGCTCCTCGCTGCCAAACAGATCGATTGACCCCATTGCCAGGCCCCAGTGCACCCCGAGGAAGGTGTAGATCGAGGCGTCAACGCGGGCCAGCTCCATCGCGATAATGCCGCCGGTGACCGGGCCGATGCCGCTGATGCCGTGGAGACGATCGCCGAGCACGTCCCTGGTCATTGCGGCGAAGGAGGGGAGCAATTCGTGGGGAAACTCGCCCCGCTCCCAGTACTCGCCGATAATCGGGCGCACCCGCTGCTCCATGTAGGCGCGGATGCCCCGCTGCACGGCCCGTTCTTCTGCCGTCAGCATATCGCTGATGTCGTAGAAGTCGCTGTTGATCGGCGGCAGCGCCCGCGGGCGCCGCTTGCTCGTAATACTCTTCAGTAACAGGCCGATCTCTTGCGGACTGACCCCGCCAAGGGATCGCACCATGTCAGGGAACTTGAAAAGTCGAGTGAGACCGGCCAGGGGTAGCGTAAGGGGCGCCATGGAAGTCCTCCAGTCGTTGCATAGCCGCCAGCGACGCCGCTGTCGCCAGCCGACGGATCGCCATTGTTCCGCCGGGCCTGCTCTTCTCCCACCCCTTCGGGTTTGGCCGTGCATTCCGGGGATTACAAGACGCTGCGCACCGCGCGGCAGAGGCTGTATTCCCGGTAGACGTGAGGAGAATCAGGCGAAGGATAACGCGATGCGTTACGCATGTTATATCACATGTTTCTGCCCTTTGTCAATGAAAAAGATTTTCACATTTTGGAATAGCAGAGCCGGAGGGGTGTGGGGAACACGGGGTTCCCCCTGTCTCTCAGGTGCAGGGTTTTTGAGCGAGAAGGGGTTTTCGGCATTCCTACGCGTTTCCGATCCTCACCCCCTTTCCCCCCTCTCCACCATAGGTGGAGAGGGGGGAGTTGGGCGTCCCAATGCCCTGGATGGCGAATGTGACGCGAGGATGTGCCCACCTGAGAAGGGTTCCCCCGGCCCGTGGAAGGGCGCTGGCGGGCGCCGGGCCGGCTGGAGGGGGTGAGGGGGTACGGAGAACTCGGGATTCCCGGCACTCACGTCGGGCCGAAGTTTTGGCGCGGGCTATGCTTCGGCCCGGCCAGGGGCGGGGCTGGCGGGGGGAAGGGAGCGCTGCCCGGACTCGGTCACGCCGAGGATGAGGCCCAATCCGAGCAGGCCGGCGCCGATCACCAGAGCAGGCAGGCCGAAGCCCGGCGCCAGGTCAAGGGCGAGGCCGCCAATGGCCGGGCCGCTGGCATCGCCGATCATGTAGGCGAACTGCGTCACCGCCGAAGCGCTGATCAGGCGCTCGCCGCGCAGGCGGGCGCTGTTGCGGATGGTTGCCAGGGTGTACAGGCCGCCGCCAGCACCGCCCCAGACCACGCCGAGGAGCAGCAGCAGCCAGGGCGCGCCGTGAGCCAGGGGCAGGAGCAGCGCGCTCAGCGCGATCGCCGCGGTGGTTCCGAGGATCACCTGGCGCCACGGCCAGCGGTCGGCCAGGGCGCCGAAGGGGTACTGCGCCAGGCTGCCCAGCCCCATCGCAGTGACGATGCCGGTCGCCAGGCTTGAGCCAATGCCGACTTGCAGCCCGTAGAGCGGCAGGGCTACGCTCAACCCCGACTCGAACAGGCCGCCGAGCAGGGCCATGCCGAACGCCAGCGGTCCGACCTGCGCCAGCGCGCCCCGCAGACCGGCCTTGAGCGGCGTCGCGCGGGCCGCCGCGGGCACAGGCATGGGCCAGAGCAGGACCAGCGCCGCCAGGCCCGTCGCCAGGGCCAGCGCCCGCGGCGCCGGGCCGTGAATGCCCGTCAGCAGCAGGCTGCCGGCCCCGGCGAAGAGCGCCGCGCCGATGCTGGTCTGGAACAACGCCATCACCCGCCCGCGTCGCTCTGGCAGGGCCAGCGCCGGGGCCCAGCTCTCGGCCAGGGTGAAGCGCAGGCCCGCAGTGAAGCCCGCCAGGGCGAAGCAGCCCGCCAGGGGCAGAGGATGGGCGACCAGCACCAGACCGACCAGCGCCATGGCGCCCAGGGCCAGCGCTGCGCGGAAGACGGATCGCTGCCCGTAACGCCGAACCAGGCCCGGCGTGGCCGCCAGGGCCAGCATATAGGAGATGGACCCCGTGGCTGCCAGGCTGCCGATGATCCAGGCCTCCACGCCCCGCTCGGCCAGCGTTAGCGTCAGCAGGGGGGTAAGAATCGCGGCGGGGGTGGTCTGGAAGAAGAAGCCAAGGAGGAACCGCCAGGTCCAGTATTGTGGGATGCGCCGTAACATAGTACCCTTCGTCCGACACCCAGGGCCGTGGCAACGTCCGCCTCCCGTGGCGGGGATCGGGGCGGGTTCGTTGCCTGACAGGATTTCACTGCTTGTGGCGGCTACATCGCTACACGCAACAAAAACCTGAAGTTCGGGGCTGTTTGCCCTGGGCCACATTCGGCCCCGTTCATGCTCACTCTACACCGTGGCCGTTGCGCGCCCGTGCCGCCTGGCGTTGCGGGATGCGTTGCGGATGGCGTTGCACGTGATGGGAAGGCGGGTACAATAGCTCTGCGGGCGGAGGAGGTGTGGAGGTGTGGAGGTGTGGAGGTGTGGAGGTGTGGAGGTGTAGGGGTGTGGAGGTGTGGAGATGTGTTCACTTGATATGAATCATCGATTATCAATGATATTTTTTGCAGCTTCATAAATCTACAGCTCTACAACTCTACACCTCCACACCTCCACAGCTCTACAGGCCCAGGTAAGGCGTCGCTATGGATGAACACAAACCCTTGACCATCGAGCTACGGCTGCTTGGCCTGCCGGAGGTGCTGGCCGATGGCGCGCCGGTGGCGATCGAGCGGCGCAAGGCCATGGCCCTGCTGGCCTATCTGGCGATGCAGCCGGGCGAGCATGCCCGCGACGCCCTGGCCGCCTTGCTGTTCCCCGACGACGAGCCGGCCGTGGCGCGAGCGGGGCTGCGCCGCGCCCTGGCGGCGTTGATGCCCGTCTTCCGCCCATGGCTTCACATCAATGGCGACCGGCTGGCGCTCGTGCGCGATACGGCCTTTATCTTCGATGTGGAGCGCTTTCGCGCTCATCTGGCCGCGGGCAGCCGCGCCGATCTGCGCGCGGCCGTGGCGCTCTACCGCGGCGATTTTCTGGCCGGCTTCAACCTGCCCGGCAGCGCCGCCTTCGAGGAGTGGCAGCTCTTCGAGACCGAACGGCTGCGCCAGGAACTGGCCGAGGCCCTCGACCGCCTGAGTGCGCTGCCCGATGCCGCCAACGACCTCGAGGCCGCAATCAGTTATGCCCGGCGCTGGCTGGCGCTCGATCCGCTGCACGAGCCGGCCCATCGCCGCCTGATGCAGCTCTACGCCGCGGCGGGTCAGCGCACAGCGGCCCTGCGCCAGTACCGCCTGCTCGCCGATACGCTCGAACGCGAACTGGGGGCCGCGCCCGACCCCGCCACGCAGGCGCTCTACGAGAAGATCCGCCAGGGTGACCGCGGGCCGCAGGCCAGCCGCTGGAGCAGCGCGCCGCCGCGTCTTCCCGCCGGTCCAGGTCTGGCTATGACAATTGAGACCCCCGCCATCCCCTTTCTTGGGCGCGAGGAGGAGCTGCAACGCATCGCCGAGGCCCTGGACGACCCGGCCTGCCGTATTCTCACCCTGATCGGCCCCGGCGGGATGGGCAAGACGCGCCTGGCGGTCCAGGCGGCGCAGCAGCACGCGGCCCGCTTCCCCGACGGCGTGTACCAGATCTCGCTGGTCGGCGTGAGCAGTGGCGAGCGGTTGATCACCGCCATCGGCGC of the Chloroflexaceae bacterium genome contains:
- a CDS encoding MBL fold metallo-hydrolase; translated protein: MVQEGITRYETAGGARIYRLPVQVFPALRAYVHLVIAGDYVALVDTGSGQGSSDADLLRGMARIRDEWDEAVNWADIDRIVLTHAHIDHHGGLSTVRSLTSAPLAVHELDRRVIVNHEERLTLMRFRLGVFLRRAGVDDARCARMLAMYSGAKHGVRSMPVEDVLHDGDLLDGVFRVIHVPGHCPGQVCLQVDDVLLTADHVLPNFSLFLSPESLTASNGVGHFLLSLRKVAALSDVRLGLGGHDRPVLDLGAAVAKIETTQRQHIERVYDACARPSTIAELTARLYPFVRDYDELLALQKVGAYVEYLDQRGMLAIANLAEVAEDDTAAPRYLAI
- a CDS encoding M28 family metallopeptidase, translating into MTHIEHELNRHLIHLSRTIGARPAGSAANVAAAGYIARSLESAGFTVELQAYQCPTWEDLGTTLEVGGVAAPVGANPFSPPCDVQAPAVAAGALAELQTLPMGGRVAVLYGQVAAAPLAPGSWPWRGEHDSAILTALEKGAPEAVLMVQTHAGALARLIEDPDFPLASATVSAEAGLLLVRQPGVPVRLRINTRRGIGGACNVIGRLGGQDEPRVLLCAHFDTKIDTPGASDNAGGVAVLLALAEMLGAHQLSIGLEVVAFNGGEYPPSGAAEYIRQSSADLEAVVAVLNFDGVGQWLAPNSIALIAGSPAFAEVLQQVLRRYPGVVRAAPWLESDHGFFAQRGVPAVAFSAAARQPLEHTRADTADWVSPPRLREAAMLGAEIVAALRGKSPAWSRPPRGIESVAP
- a CDS encoding acyl-CoA dehydrogenase family protein, whose product is MAPLTLPLAGLTRLFKFPDMVRSLGGVSPQEIGLLLKSITSKRRPRALPPINSDFYDISDMLTAEERAVQRGIRAYMEQRVRPIIGEYWERGEFPHELLPSFAAMTRDVLGDRLHGISGIGPVTGGIIAMELARVDASIYTFLGVHWGLAMGSIDLFGSEEQKRRWLGPMQRFELIGTWSLTEPEVGSGAAAGLTTTARRDEHGWVLNGAKKWCGNAPFADLNIVFARDMSDHQVKAFVVERGAPGYHIEKLEGKTALRVVQNANVRLEQVRVPETNRLPGVRSFRDVARQLGMARGHVAWAMTGVAMGAYERTLEYANQRIQFGRPITGFQLVQNGLVRMLGNVTAMQTLCMRLSQLQARDGKISQERASLAKAFCGERLRETVAIGRSILGGNGILLEHEVARYFADAEALYSYEGTHEMNTLIVGRAITGMSAFL
- a CDS encoding MFS transporter — encoded protein: MLRRIPQYWTWRFLLGFFFQTTPAAILTPLLTLTLAERGVEAWIIGSLAATGSISYMLALAATPGLVRRYGQRSVFRAALALGAMALVGLVLVAHPLPLAGCFALAGFTAGLRFTLAESWAPALALPERRGRVMALFQTSIGAALFAGAGSLLLTGIHGPAPRALALATGLAALVLLWPMPVPAAARATPLKAGLRGALAQVGPLAFGMALLGGLFESGLSVALPLYGLQVGIGSSLATGIVTAMGLGSLAQYPFGALADRWPWRQVILGTTAAIALSALLLPLAHGAPWLLLLLGVVWGGAGGGLYTLATIRNSARLRGERLISASAVTQFAYMIGDASGPAIGGLALDLAPGFGLPALVIGAGLLGLGLILGVTESGQRSLPPASPAPGRAEA